From the genome of Thermosynechococcus sp. NK55a:
AGGTCGTGCAGTAGTTCCAGTGTGGGCGGGCCCCCTGTGCCCATCCCCAGTTGTTTCTTGCTGTAGGTCTCACTGAGATAGAGGCCTTGGGGCTTGAGGGCTTTGACAATGCGCTGGTTGACTAGGGTACGCAGCTCTGGTGGCAGATGGCAAAAAATAGCAATAATTCCATCCCAGGCGTTTTCACCCAGGTCAAAATCCCGCAGATCGCAGTGATAGGTGGTAATTGAGACTCCCCTTTCTTGAGCAAGGCGCTGTGCTTTTGCCAGTCCCACTTGGGAGGCATCCACAGCCGTGACGGCATATCCCTGTTGAGCAAGATAAACCGCATTACGTCCTTCCCCTTCGGCGAGGGAGAGAATTTGCCCTTGGGCCCCAAAGTCATGGGCATGGGCTTTGAGGAAGTCGTTTGGCTCCGTGCCGTAGAAATAGGTGTCTCCTTGAAAGCGAGTGTCCCACATAGATATCGGCTCTTTTAGACAGCAATCACTAGAGTTTCAAAGCGTTTTTCAGGGACTGGTCAGCCATCTTTTTCAAGCACAGCAATATACCCTCCAATTGCCTGATATGAGTCAGCGATTTTCCTTTTGTCTTGCCTTGAGTGATACAGCCGCCCAAGCTTGGGCATTCAGCGACCCCGTACCATCTTTGCCGGTATAGATGATGAGTTGTCTCGCTGAGCACCGCTAGTTTTCTACAGTTGAGTTGCCTGAGAGTCTTTGCTGGCGATCGCCCCCAAAACACGAGCAATTAAGTAAAGGGAGCCACAGACCACGCAGCGATCGCCCCCCCTGTCGAGGGCTTCAGCCACATCGTTAAAAAGACGGCATTCCCCTAACCGAGGGCAACAGGTGTAGGCAAGTTCCTTCAAGTCCTCTAAGTTAGCACTAGCGTGATCCGGGACAGGCACCAACCACAGGCGATCGCCGGCTCGCAGGAGATGTTTGAGAATCCCCCCATGATCCTTATTGGCTAGCATCCCCACTACCCAAGTCACCTCTGTCCAGCCCAATTGATCTACATATTGCCGTAGATAAGCGGCTGCAGGAGCATTGTGGGCACCATCAATGAGCAGTTTTCGCCCTTGCCAGTGTAACCATTGCAGTCGTCCCGGCCAGCGGGTTTGTGCCATTCCCTGTTGAATCGCTGTTAGGGAAATTTGCCAGCCTTGAGCTTGCAGACATTGCAGTGTGGCGATCGCGATCGCGGAATTGGTTAACTGCATTTCTCCCGCCAAAGGCAAGGGATACTCAATGCCACCCCAAGTTGCCCATCCAGCCCGCTCAACACACCACTGCGCCGGTTCTGGCCAGACGGTCGGGCAAGCCAAAGCTGTTAAACGCTCGGCAATCACCGTCTTTGCCTCTGGAGGAACAGGACCAACAACAGCGGGTACACCCTGCTTAAGAATTCCAGCCTTTTCGCCCGCAATCGCCCCCAAAGTATTGCCCAACCGCTGCCAATGATCCCAACCAATGGAAGTAATCACACTCACCAAAGGGGGCTGACACACATTCGTGGCATCCAAGCGCCCCCCTAAGCCCACCTCCATCACCGCCACCTCCACCCCCTGCTGGGCAAAATAGAGCCATGCCGCCGCCGTGACCACTTCAAACTGACTGGGGGGATAGGCCACCTGGGGCAAGACGGCTTCAATTTGTTGAATGAGGGTCAAAAACACCTGCGGGGCAATGGGTTCACCATCGACACAAATGCGCTCACACCAGCTCAACAGATGGGGCGAGGTATAACGACCCGTGCGATAGCCCGCTGCCCGCAAAACACTATCCAAATAGGCACACACCGAGCCTTTGCCATTTGTCCCCGCAACGTGGATCAAGGGCACCTGTAACTGGGGAGACCCCAAGGCACTCAGGAGCGCCTGGATGGGTTCAAGGCCAAGGCGCACCCCAAAGCGGGCGTAGGGACTCAGCGCTGCCGTCAGTGGATCACCCACGGCCAGCTCGATGGAAAAGGATTAGCGGGGCTCGCGACGACCATGGCGCCATGTAGCAATAATCCGGGAGCCATCTGGCAGGGTGAGCACCCCCTCTCCGTCAAATAAGCCATTGCGAAACTGTCCAGCATAGCTTGTGCCATTCCCAAAGGAGAGCATTCCAGTTCCATGATACTTGCCCGCTAGAAACTGTCCCTCGTAGCGAGTGCCGTCGGGAAAGGTGAGTACCCCCTCCCCATGGTATTGACCATTGAGAAACGTTCCCTCGTAGCGCTGGCCATTGGCCAGTTGTAGAATGCCCTTGCCATTGAAGATACCATCGGCAAAGCCACCCTCATAGCGTCCGCCATCGGCATAGGTGAGCACCCCCTGACCGTGGTAGCGGCCATTGCGAAATTCTCCCTCGTAGCGGTTGCCATTGGCCATCGTGAGGATGCCTTGGCCATTAAAGCGACCGTTTAGCAATTCCCCTTTGTAGGTGCTGCCATCGGGGAGGGTCAGGGTGACATCCCCCGTGACCCGCTGCCCTTCATAGACGGCAATTTGAGCAGTTACAGGAGCCAACTGTAGGGTTGCACACCCTAAACCCATCAGGAAAGAACTGAGCACCCAGCGGCGGACAACAGCGGCATTGGCGTGGTGCGAATGGGTCATCACTGGACACTCCACAAGGGTGGACAATTGCAACATATCTAACTGGTACAAGTTGCTCCCTATGCAGAATTGAGGCAGAGACCCAAGTTTTTGTATCTTGGGATACATATACCTAGGGGTAAATTCAGGGATGATTGGTTTATTTGTCTCAAACTTTGCAACTCAACCCTAGGATTTTTCTAGGGATTTTAGCTGGGGGTTTATAGGTTCCAACGGTTTTCTTTGTCGATTGGACATCTGCACCTATGAAACTGCGTTCTATCTTGCGCCGCGGGTTACGTCTTCAGCATCCCCTGACTCCGATTCTCTATCTGCCCCCTCGCCGCACGCGATTGACCTTTGCGGTGATGATTGGTGTGCTGAGTGCAACAGCCGCACTGGGGCAGGATACTGCCGCCTCAACGGCGGTTCCGGCAAAGGTGCAGGTGGTGCTCAACACGCTCTGGGTGATTTTTGCAGGCGTGCTGGTATTTTTCATGAATGCTGGCTTTTGCATGTTGGAAACGGGCTTTTGCCGGGCCAAGAATGCGGTGAACCTGCTCTCAAAGAACCTGATTGTCTTTGCCCTTTCGAGTATCGCCTATTGGGCGATTGGCTTTGCCCTAATGTTTGGGGATGGCAATGGGGTGGTGGGCAGCAGTGGTTTCTTTTTGCTGGGGGCCGATAACAGTCCGGCCACTGCCGAAGCCTACCGGGGGGTCTATAGTTCCCTCAGTTGGGCAGCGGTACCCCTGTTTGCTAAGTTCTTCTTTCAAGTGGTCTTTGCGGGAACGGCCGCCACAATTGTTTCTGGGGCAGTGGCGGAGCGGATTAAGTTCTATGCCTTCTTTATCTTCAGCTTGCTGCTGGTGGGGATTTCCTATCCAATTACGGGTCACTGGATCTGGGGTGGCGGTTGGCTGCAACAGCTAGGTATGTGGGATTTTGCCGGTTCTACGGTCGTGCACTCTGTAGGCGGATGGGCAGCATTGATGGGGGCAGCTCTCCTAGGGCCGCGTTTGGGGCGCTTTCTGCCGGATGGGTCGGTGGCGGCCATCCCCGGGCATAATTTTGCGATCGCCACCTTGGGTTGTTTGATCCTCTGGCTTGGTTGGTTTGGTTTTAATCCAGGGTCAACGATGACCGCAGATCCGGAGGCGATCGCCCACATTGTTGTGACCACAAATATGGCCGCAGCCTTTGGGGGTGTCACCGCAACGGTGGTTTCCACGCTCTACTTTGGGAAGCCCGACCTTTCGATGATCATTAATGGGATTCTGGCAGGATTAGTGGCCATCACAGCCCCCTGTGCCTTTGTCACCATTGAGAGCGCGGCGTTAATCGGCAGTATTGCCGGGATCATTATTATTTTTTCGGTGGTGACCCTCGATCGCCTAAAAATTGACGATCCAGTGGGAGCCATTTCCGTACACTTGGTCAATGGCATCTGGGGGACCATAGCAGTGGGGCTCTTTGCCGATGGACCGGGGCGCTTTTACGAAGCTGGGGCGGGGCCTCTCAAGGGATTGCTCTGGAGTGGTGACTTTACCCAGTTGGGGTACCAATTGGTGGGGGTACTGGCGGTGGGCGGGTTTACCGTTGCCTTTAGTACAGCAGTGTGGCTACTCCTGAACCTTACCATTGGCATTCGCGTTTCTCCAGAGGAGGAAATCGAGGGGTTGGACATTGGCGAGCATGGCATGGAGGCCTATGCGGGCTTCCTTTTGCGCGAAGAAGTGAAAGGATTTGTGGATTTGCTCAAACGGATGTCTGGCAGTGGTCGCTCCTAGGGTAGGCTTAACGCTCCTATTAATCCTGGGGGCATTGTTGGTTCTCAGTCCCTTGCTAGTGGTGCTTTGTACCTCCGGCTGGCCACCCGGAACCCTACCCACCCAATTATTGCCGCCCCAAGGCTGGACCTGGCAGAGCTATCAGGCGGCATGGCGGCAGGGACACTTTATCTTAGCTTTTGCCAACTCAACGTTTGTGGCCTTAGCGGTGACGGCGCTCCAGTTGGTAACTTCAGCCCTAGCAGGTTACGCCCTTGCCCGACTTTCGTTTCCGGGGCAACAGACGATTCTGCTGCTGATGCTAGCAATCCTAGTGATCCCATTTCAGCTTTTGGTGATCCCAATTTTTCTCATCCTGAAGGCGGCTCATCTGATCAATACCTATGGCGCGTTGATCTTACCAACGGCGGCCAATGGCTTTGGTGTCTTTTTGATGCGGCAGTTTTTTCTCACATTGCCCGTTGCCCTTGAGGAGGCAGCCCGCTTGGATGGGGCAAATCGCTGGCAGGTTCTCTGGCATATTCTCTTGCCCCTGAGCCGACCAGCCTTGGTAACGCTCTTTATCTTTACCTTTATTGGCGAGTGGAATGATCTGTTTAAGCCCTTGGTTTTTACCACCAAGCCAGAACTGATCACCGTGCAGCTTTCCTTGGCCAATTTTCAGGAGCAGTTCACCAATGATTGGCCGTTGATGATGGCAGCGGCGGTGATTGCCACTGTACCGGTGATGATTTTGTTTATTTTGGGTCAGCGGCAACTGATTCGCGGTATTGCCACCACGGGGCTAAAGAACTAAGGTACCGTTCGGAAAACCGTACTGCAACAGGAGTTGCGATCGCCAACCGTCTCTCGCTACATTAGCACTCGAAGGGTGAGAGTGCTAAACAATTACCAGTGATGCTCTTACTCCCCAGAGACTGCGCGATGAGCCGTGCAGTGAGTGCTATCAATCCATACTCTTACAATTGGGAGAACAGTACGCTATGGCAGCCGTATCTCTAAGCGTTTCAACTGTGAAACCTTTGGGCGATCGCATTTTTGTCAAAGTCGCCGAAAGCGAAGAACGGACCGCAGGGGGGATTCTCCTGCCCGACAATGCCCGTGAAAAACCCCAAGTGGGCGAAGTGACCGCCGTCGGTCCCGGCAAACTCACTGAAGACGGCAAGCGTCAGCCCATGGATGTGAAAGTGGGTGACAAGGTGCTGTACTCCAAGTATGCCGGTACCGAAGTGAAACTAGGGGGCGAAGACTACGTTCTCCTCTCAGAAAAAGACATCTTGGCCATTGTGGGCTAGGTCACTGACTTCCTTGCATCTCGGTGCGATTTTTTCATCACTGTTGAACGATTGAGGTAGGAAACACATATGGCGAAGCGCATTATCTACAACGAAAATGCTCGTCGGGCCCTTGAAAAAGGGATGGACATCTTGGCTGAATCCGTGGCCGTGACCCTTGGTCCGAAAGGGCGGAACGTGGTTTTGGAGAAAAAATTTGGTGCGCCGCAAATTGTCAATGATGGTGTCACCATTGCTAAAGAAATTGAACTTGAAGATCACATTGAAAACACCGGTGTGGCGCTGATCCGCCAAGCCGCCTCGAAAACCAATGATGCTGCCGGTGACGGCACCACGACGGCGACGGTTCTCGCCCATGCCATGGTGAAAGAGGGGCTGCGCAACGTTGCTGCTGGCGCTAACCCCATTGCCCTAAAACGCGGGATTGACAAAGCCACCCACTTCCTGGTGGAAAAAATTGCCGAACACGCCCGTCCAGTGGAAGACTCCAAAGCCATTGCCCAAGTGGCGGCCATCTCGGCGGGAAATGATGAAGAAGTGGGTCAGATGATTGCCGACGCCATGGACAAAGTGGGCAAAGAAGGCGTGATCTCCCTCGAAGAAGGCAAATCCATGACCACCGAACTGGAGGTCACTGAGGGGATGCGCTTTGACAAGGGCTACATCTCCCCCTACTTTGCCACCGACACCGAGCGCATGGAAGCCGTGTTCGATGAACCCTTCGTGCTGATCACCGACAAGAAAATTACCTTGGTGCAAGATCTGGTGCCGATCCTCGAACAGGTGGCTCGCGCCGGTAAGCCCTTGGTCATCATTGCCGAAGACATCGAGAAAGAAGCCTTGGCCACCCTCGTGGTCAACCGTCTGCGCGGTGTCTTGAATGTCGCTGCGGTGAAAGCTCCCGGCTTTGGCGATCGCCGTAAAGCGATGCTCGAAGATATTGCCGTCCTCACAGCGGGTCAAGTGATCACCGAAGATGCGGGTCTGAAGCTGGAAAATGCCAAGCTGGATATGCTCGGTAAAGCTCGCCGCATCACAATCACCAAAGATCACACCACGATTGTTGCCGAAGGCAATGAAAAAGCCGTCAAGGCTCGCTGCGAGCAAATCCGTCGCCAAATCGAAGAAACCGACTCCAGCTACGACAAAGAAAAACTGCAGGAGCGGTTGGCCAAACTAGCTGGTGGGGTGGCGGTGATTAAAGTCGGTGCTGCCACCGAAACTGAAATGAAAGATCGCAAACTCCGTCTGGAAGATGCGATTAACGCCACCAAAGCCGCTGTTGAGGAGGGGATTGTTCCCGGTGGCGGTACCACCTTGGTTCACTTGGCTCCTGAGTTGAGCAACTGGGCCGCTGAGCACCTAACGGGTGAAGAACTGATTGGTGCCAACATTGTTGAGCGTGCCCTCAGCGCTCCCCTGCGTCGCATTGCGGAAAACGCGGGTCAAAATGGTGCCATCATTGTTGAACGGGTCAAAGAAAAACCCTTCGATGTGGGTTATGATGCCGCTAAAGATGAATATGTCAACATGTTTGATGCCGGTATCGTTGACCCTGCCAAAGTTACCCGCTCGGCTCTGCAAAATGCGGCCTCTATTGCTGGCATGGTGCTAACCACCGAGTGCATCATCGTTGACAAGCCCGAACCCAAGGAAAATAATCCTGCGGGCAGCGGTGCTGGCATGGGCGGTGACTTCGACTACTAAGCCCATCCCTACCCTGGGCACAGAGTCAATCCCTGAACCTGCCTAGGCGAGGGTTACCCACACGGGAAGCGGGGCAACCAAACCCCGCTTTTTTCATGGCTGAGTGGCTGCGAAAGGGTTTGGCAGCGTTGCTATAATAGCCCTCAATGTAATGTTTTTTAACATTAGTTCTTTTTGCAGTATGGGCGATCCAATGCCTGGAGGTGAAATTCGCATTCGGGGTGCACGGCAGCATAATCTGAAAAACATTGACCTCGATCTGCCCCGCGATCGCCTGATTGTAATGACCGGTGTCTCCGGTTCAGGGAAGTCCTCCCTTGCCTTTGACACGATTTTTGCTGAAGGACAACGCCGCTATGTGGAGTCCCTGAGTGCCTATGCACGGCAATTCCTCGGCCAGTTAGATAAGCCTGATGTGGATGCCATTGAGGGGCTGAGTCCAGCAATTTCTATTGATCAAAAGTCCACCTCCCACAATCCCCGCTCAACGGTGGGGACGGTCACGGAAATCTATGACTACCTGCGGCTGCTCTATGGCCGTGCCGGTGAACCCCATTGCCCCCATTGCGATCGCTCGATCCGCCCCCAAACCATTGATGAAATGGTGGATCAGGTGATGCAGTTGCCGCCCCAGAGCCGCTTTCAAGTCTTGGCCCCCATTGTCAAGGGGAAGAAGGGCAGCCACAGGAAGCTGCTGTCGAGTCTGGCCAGTGAAGGTTTTGTGCGGGTTCGGATTGATGGGGAGGTGCGCGACCTCAGTGATGCCATTGAACTGGACAAAAACCATGTCCACACGATTGAAATTGTTGTTGATCGCCTGGTGCTGAAGCCGGGGATTGAGGAACGTTTAGGGGATTCCTTGCGAACGGCGTTGCACCATGGCAACGGTACGGCAATGGTCAGTGTGGTGTCTCGGGAGACGGGGGCTGAGGGTCAAACGCTCCTGTTTTCAGAAAATTTTGCCTGCCCTGAGCATGGGGCGGTGATGGATGAGCTCTCTCCGCGACTTTTTTCCTTTAACTCCCCCTATGGGGCCTGTCCAGAGTGCCATGGCCTGGGCTATTTGCGCAAATTTAGCCCGGAGTTAATTGTCCCCAATCCCGAACTACCGGTTTATCTGGCGATCGCCCCCTGGGCCGAGAAGGAACACGACTACTACCTTGCTCTCCTCTGTGGTGTTGCTGAGGCCCTTGGTTTTGACATCCATACACCGTGGTATCGCCTCACGGAGTTGCAACGGGAGATCCTCCTTTACGGCACCGACACACCGATTCTCATCCCTTCTGATTTGCGCTATCGCAAACGGGACTACTACCGTCAATTTCAAGGGGTGATTCCCATCCTAGAGCGGCAGTACCGCGAGACGACCTCCGAGGCCTACCGGCAAAAACTGGAAGAGTACCAAGTCAATCAAACCTGCCCCGCCTGTCAGGGACAACGCCTGAAACCAGCCGCTTTGGCCGTGCGCTTGGGGCAATATCGCCTTACGGATCTCACCCGTGTTTCGATTCGCGAGTGCTGGGCACGGCTTCAATCCCTGCAACTCACGCCTCGCCAACAACAAATTGCGGAACTAGCCCTGCGGGAAGTAATGGCGCGGTTGCAGTTTCTCATTGATGTGGGGCTCGATTACCTAACCTTGGATCGCAGTGCAGCCACCCTCTCTGGGGGTGAAGCTCAACGAATTCGCTTGGCTACCCAAATTGGCTCTGGCCTGACGGGGGTGCTCTATGTCCTCGATGAGCCGAGTATTGGCCTGCACCAGCGCGATAACGATCGCCTGCTGCAAACGCTCTTTCGCCTGCGGGACTTGGGGAATACGCTGATTGTTGTCGAACACGATGAGGATACGATCCGGGCTGCCGATTACATTGTCGATATTGGCCCAGGGGCGGGAAGCCACGGCGGCCAAATTGTCGCTCAAGGCAGCCTCGAGGCAATTCTCAACCATCCTGACTCCCTGACGGGGGCTTATCTGTCGGGGCGCAAGCGCATCGAAACTCCCAGCGATCGCCGGCCAGGGAATGGCAAATCCCTGATTCTAAAAAAGGTGTCCCGCAACAACCTCAAGGATATCACCGTAGAAATTCCCCTTGGCAAGCTGGTGTGTCTGACGGGAGTATCGGGATCGGGCAAGTCCACCCTCATGCACGAAGTTCTCTATCCTGCCCTGCAGCACCATCTTGGTCACCATGTGCCGCTCCCCAAGGAACTGGGGCACATCGAAGGCTTGAGTGCCATTGATAAAGTCATTGTCATTGACCAGTCCCCCATTGGTCGAACCCCCCGCTCCAACCCTGCCACCTACATTGGTGTTTTTGATGTCATCCGTGAGGTCTTTAGCCAAACCGTTGAGGCCAAGGCACGGGGCTACAAGCCGGGGCAGTTTTCCTTCAATATCAAGGGCGGCCGCTGTGAG
Proteins encoded in this window:
- the uvrA gene encoding excinuclease ABC subunit UvrA, giving the protein MPGGEIRIRGARQHNLKNIDLDLPRDRLIVMTGVSGSGKSSLAFDTIFAEGQRRYVESLSAYARQFLGQLDKPDVDAIEGLSPAISIDQKSTSHNPRSTVGTVTEIYDYLRLLYGRAGEPHCPHCDRSIRPQTIDEMVDQVMQLPPQSRFQVLAPIVKGKKGSHRKLLSSLASEGFVRVRIDGEVRDLSDAIELDKNHVHTIEIVVDRLVLKPGIEERLGDSLRTALHHGNGTAMVSVVSRETGAEGQTLLFSENFACPEHGAVMDELSPRLFSFNSPYGACPECHGLGYLRKFSPELIVPNPELPVYLAIAPWAEKEHDYYLALLCGVAEALGFDIHTPWYRLTELQREILLYGTDTPILIPSDLRYRKRDYYRQFQGVIPILERQYRETTSEAYRQKLEEYQVNQTCPACQGQRLKPAALAVRLGQYRLTDLTRVSIRECWARLQSLQLTPRQQQIAELALREVMARLQFLIDVGLDYLTLDRSAATLSGGEAQRIRLATQIGSGLTGVLYVLDEPSIGLHQRDNDRLLQTLFRLRDLGNTLIVVEHDEDTIRAADYIVDIGPGAGSHGGQIVAQGSLEAILNHPDSLTGAYLSGRKRIETPSDRRPGNGKSLILKKVSRNNLKDITVEIPLGKLVCLTGVSGSGKSTLMHEVLYPALQHHLGHHVPLPKELGHIEGLSAIDKVIVIDQSPIGRTPRSNPATYIGVFDVIREVFSQTVEAKARGYKPGQFSFNIKGGRCEACGGQGVNVIEMNFLPDVYVQCEVCKGARYNRDTLQVKYKGCSIADVLDMTAETALTFFENIPKAVSKLQTLVDVGLGYLKLGQTAPTLSGGEAQRLKLAAELSRRATGKTLYLIDEPTTGLSFYDVHKLLEVLQRLVDKGNSILVIEHNLDVIRCADWIIDLGPEGGDRGGEVVAVGTPEAVALMPQSYTGQYLARVFNRAAANSQ
- the groL gene encoding chaperonin GroEL (60 kDa chaperone family; promotes refolding of misfolded polypeptides especially under stressful conditions; forms two stacked rings of heptamers to form a barrel-shaped 14mer; ends can be capped by GroES; misfolded proteins enter the barrel where they are refolded when GroES binds) codes for the protein MAKRIIYNENARRALEKGMDILAESVAVTLGPKGRNVVLEKKFGAPQIVNDGVTIAKEIELEDHIENTGVALIRQAASKTNDAAGDGTTTATVLAHAMVKEGLRNVAAGANPIALKRGIDKATHFLVEKIAEHARPVEDSKAIAQVAAISAGNDEEVGQMIADAMDKVGKEGVISLEEGKSMTTELEVTEGMRFDKGYISPYFATDTERMEAVFDEPFVLITDKKITLVQDLVPILEQVARAGKPLVIIAEDIEKEALATLVVNRLRGVLNVAAVKAPGFGDRRKAMLEDIAVLTAGQVITEDAGLKLENAKLDMLGKARRITITKDHTTIVAEGNEKAVKARCEQIRRQIEETDSSYDKEKLQERLAKLAGGVAVIKVGAATETEMKDRKLRLEDAINATKAAVEEGIVPGGGTTLVHLAPELSNWAAEHLTGEELIGANIVERALSAPLRRIAENAGQNGAIIVERVKEKPFDVGYDAAKDEYVNMFDAGIVDPAKVTRSALQNAASIAGMVLTTECIIVDKPEPKENNPAGSGAGMGGDFDY
- a CDS encoding bifunctional folylpolyglutamate synthase/dihydrofolate synthase: MAVGDPLTAALSPYARFGVRLGLEPIQALLSALGSPQLQVPLIHVAGTNGKGSVCAYLDSVLRAAGYRTGRYTSPHLLSWCERICVDGEPIAPQVFLTLIQQIEAVLPQVAYPPSQFEVVTAAAWLYFAQQGVEVAVMEVGLGGRLDATNVCQPPLVSVITSIGWDHWQRLGNTLGAIAGEKAGILKQGVPAVVGPVPPEAKTVIAERLTALACPTVWPEPAQWCVERAGWATWGGIEYPLPLAGEMQLTNSAIAIATLQCLQAQGWQISLTAIQQGMAQTRWPGRLQWLHWQGRKLLIDGAHNAPAAAYLRQYVDQLGWTEVTWVVGMLANKDHGGILKHLLRAGDRLWLVPVPDHASANLEDLKELAYTCCPRLGECRLFNDVAEALDRGGDRCVVCGSLYLIARVLGAIASKDSQATQL
- a CDS encoding ammonium transporter; translation: MKLRSILRRGLRLQHPLTPILYLPPRRTRLTFAVMIGVLSATAALGQDTAASTAVPAKVQVVLNTLWVIFAGVLVFFMNAGFCMLETGFCRAKNAVNLLSKNLIVFALSSIAYWAIGFALMFGDGNGVVGSSGFFLLGADNSPATAEAYRGVYSSLSWAAVPLFAKFFFQVVFAGTAATIVSGAVAERIKFYAFFIFSLLLVGISYPITGHWIWGGGWLQQLGMWDFAGSTVVHSVGGWAALMGAALLGPRLGRFLPDGSVAAIPGHNFAIATLGCLILWLGWFGFNPGSTMTADPEAIAHIVVTTNMAAAFGGVTATVVSTLYFGKPDLSMIINGILAGLVAITAPCAFVTIESAALIGSIAGIIIIFSVVTLDRLKIDDPVGAISVHLVNGIWGTIAVGLFADGPGRFYEAGAGPLKGLLWSGDFTQLGYQLVGVLAVGGFTVAFSTAVWLLLNLTIGIRVSPEEEIEGLDIGEHGMEAYAGFLLREEVKGFVDLLKRMSGSGRS
- a CDS encoding MORN repeat-containing protein, which encodes MLQLSTLVECPVMTHSHHANAAVVRRWVLSSFLMGLGCATLQLAPVTAQIAVYEGQRVTGDVTLTLPDGSTYKGELLNGRFNGQGILTMANGNRYEGEFRNGRYHGQGVLTYADGGRYEGGFADGIFNGKGILQLANGQRYEGTFLNGQYHGEGVLTFPDGTRYEGQFLAGKYHGTGMLSFGNGTSYAGQFRNGLFDGEGVLTLPDGSRIIATWRHGRREPR
- a CDS encoding bifunctional 2-polyprenyl-6-hydroxyphenol methylase/3-demethylubiquinol 3-O-methyltransferase UbiG is translated as MWDTRFQGDTYFYGTEPNDFLKAHAHDFGAQGQILSLAEGEGRNAVYLAQQGYAVTAVDASQVGLAKAQRLAQERGVSITTYHCDLRDFDLGENAWDGIIAIFCHLPPELRTLVNQRIVKALKPQGLYLSETYSKKQLGMGTGGPPTLELLHDLEQMKRELTGLEWLHALEIQRHIHEGQGHRGRGWVIQLIGRKV
- the groES gene encoding co-chaperone GroES, with the translated sequence MAAVSLSVSTVKPLGDRIFVKVAESEERTAGGILLPDNAREKPQVGEVTAVGPGKLTEDGKRQPMDVKVGDKVLYSKYAGTEVKLGGEDYVLLSEKDILAIVG
- a CDS encoding carbohydrate ABC transporter permease, with amino-acid sequence MAVVAPRVGLTLLLILGALLVLSPLLVVLCTSGWPPGTLPTQLLPPQGWTWQSYQAAWRQGHFILAFANSTFVALAVTALQLVTSALAGYALARLSFPGQQTILLLMLAILVIPFQLLVIPIFLILKAAHLINTYGALILPTAANGFGVFLMRQFFLTLPVALEEAARLDGANRWQVLWHILLPLSRPALVTLFIFTFIGEWNDLFKPLVFTTKPELITVQLSLANFQEQFTNDWPLMMAAAVIATVPVMILFILGQRQLIRGIATTGLKN